CTGATAGCAACTTTTCTATATTTGTAGCTTTCATCGGCGGCCCCTCCGGCAAGAACCAGCCAGTGTGGTGAGCCTACATGTTCTTCGGCTGCTGTTTCGCTGGATAATTTGGTTAGAATCTCTGTTGCGCCCCTCCTTCACCTGCTGCTTGTCTGTGCTTTGCTCTGCTGGGGTTGGGGAAGTACCCCGCTTGCTGGCCACGCTTACCCCTTTGCCCTGCTTATGTTTGTCTGAGGGTGCGCAGTTTCGGGACCCTTGCCTGCTATTcgccaagttattatttcttttcatttgatttacttttgcatgttttgttattttgcttctgcatgtttattttggttttctttattttgtttgctgCATGCTCCCATTTTGCTTGCCCTGCTCCCGCATGCCTGTGTGCTCTGCTGCTTGCTTTAACTATTTGTGTGCCGGTAGCTATAGCTATCCCTGTTGCTAAGGGTTATATGTGTGCAGTgcctattttgtttatttatccttcttttcatttcatttactgtgtgcattatctgtgtgtttaatttactttattttgcatttattgtgtTTATTTTGGGTTTAAGGTGGGATCAGGGAACTCTTGGTAACTGCTACCTCCCTCAGCAGTTTGGGTAGtgccttgggtgtgtgtgtgggtgtatgtgtgtgaaggagagaggccTTACTTGTATTCCCTTTTTGGTGTAGTGGAACCCATTGAGTGTAGTACGTCGGCAGCCTGGTGGTGAGAGGAACCCCTTGTGTGCGCACACAGTGAAAGATAAGTAGTACTACAGATCCTTATAGGTTTAGtgatctcagtggtgccccaggcTGCACGACCAGgttcattcctttctctctcttacttgcgctctctctcccacttgcgctctctctctctctctctgtatctctctctctctctctctctctctctctctctctctctctctctctctctctctctctctctcgctctctcgggaGCCCTTCCCCCGCTACTGTGTACTGTGCCCGATCGGGCTTTTTGCGACCTTGCACATTGTTTTAATATTTTTGTCTTGCACATTTGTACAACAATAAAAGAGAATTATATTTGGGATCCCGTCTCTGTCCTGTGTATTTCGAACTTGTGCTAATTTAAGGTTTAGATCTTTCCTGGAGGTAAAATTGCCCTGcctctaggtggcgtagtcgctacAAACTCCTCCCCCTGCTACATTTGGCGTAGGATTCGGCAGGATTTACACATACTTATTACAGAGACGTGGGTCCCAATTTTGTTGTTGTACTGTGTGAAATTAAGGTGCCAAactctgcttgtgtgtttttggttGGGGTACCAGTAATAGTGGGTTGTTGGGGGTTGccctggttttttttgttttgttttgttttcttccttttttttggaCAGGCGAAACAGCGAAACAGCAGCCGGTGGACGGTCAATAAGAAGGTAGGCGGTGACGTTTAGGACAGTTGTCCCTTTATTCCCTTAGCAGTGTGTGTGATACTGTGGTAATGGAAGCGGAATTACAGGAATTGAGAAATCAATTGGAGCAGTTGAGGGCGGATAATGAAAGACTCCGCCAAGAACGGATTCCTGCGAGTGCTGGTACAGTGACCCAAGAGGCAGTCACGCCATCGCCTTCTGCTACGGGCAGTGCATCGACATCAGAAAGGTTGGTTTTTGTTCCACGGGATAAAAAATGTCCAATGTTTAGGGGGAAAACTGGCATTGACTTGAACGAATGGATTGATGAGGCACAGGCCTGTATGAGCGTGAGACGTTTGGCTAGGGCCGACCAAGCCTTCTTTCTCTATGACCATCTAGAAGGGGAGGCCCGAGAGGAACTCAAATACCGTCCAACCGATCGTGCTGACCCAGACAGGATCATAGCAGTGTTGAAGGAAGTGTATGGTTGTTCAGACTCGTATGTGGCTTTGCAAGAGGCGTTCTTTTCTAGGAAGCAACAAGAAGGGGAGACTTTGCAGGAGTTTTCACTTGCCCTAATGAGCCTAATGTCGAAAGTGAAGGAACGGGCGCCTAGCAACATGACTAACACAGAAACACTATTGAGAGACCAGTTTGTAGAATATGTTCTCGATGGCGCTCTCCGGCGCGAACTGAAGCAGAAGGTGCGTCGGGAGCCTGCGTCTACCCTGTTGGAAGTGCGGACCGAAGCGATTCGTTGGGAACGGGAGGGTCTACCCGGTGGGGCACGGGGTCGTAGCCTGTCAGTCCCCTCTGCGTTTGGGATTCAGTATGGGGTCCATGGCAACCCTCCTCGCGGGCCGGATAGGTCTCAGTCCACCGAAGTGAGTGAACTGAAGGAACTGCTTAAGGTCCAGCAGGAGCAGCTGAAGTGTCAACAACAACAGCTACAGCAGCTCAACGAAGGCCTCACCCTCCTACAGAATTCAATGCCACGATCTCGATCCCCCCGCGATGGTCCGTTGATCTGTAGACGCTGCCAGCAACACGGACACTTTGCCAGAGACTGCACCGTTCCTCTTCCGTTTTCTCGCTTCCAGCCTTCTGGCCCTACACCTCCACCTGCAGCCCGGAACTCCAGCTCCACTCCGCATTCGGGAAACTAGCGCCCACCGGACTTCAGGGCCACAGTTCGGTTGGGGCCGCTATTGGCTCACGGGATTTGGGGAGGGTTTCAACTTTAATGTCTTCATGTCCGCATCTTGATGTGCTTGTGGGTGGGGTCAAAGTGCCCTGCCTGGTAGATACCGGCTCCATGGTGTCGACCTTGAGGGAAAGCTTTTTCCTGCAGCATTTTGCATCTTGGGGCAATGAGCGCCTCAAGTCTTGTCATTGGTTACAGTTGAGGGCAGCCAATGGGTTGGCCATTCCCTATGTGGGTTACTTAGAGCTTGACATTGAGCTCTGCGGAAAGGTCATGCCACAATGTGGGGTGTTGGTGGTGCGAGATCCACCAGGCGGTCTTTCCCCAAAAGTCCCGGGTGTCCTTGGGATGAATGTGATCCGGAAATGCTACCAGGAGCTTTTTGGAAACCATGGCCTTGCTCTCTTTGACCTTCCTGAGGTGTCCACAGCCCCCTCCTCGGTCTTGCAGGCTCTACAGCAATGCAACAGTGCGCTGGACTTCCCAGCTGCCCCTGGGAAAGTGAAGGTACGGGGGAAGAATGTTTGTCGCATTCCAGGTGGAATGATGCAGTTAGTGGCCGCGACGTGTTCGGCACAGTATTCTGGGACTACGGTACTGTTCGAGCCACCAGATTCGGGCTTACCTGCTGGATTGCTGGCCTCCCCTGCACTAGTTCGGGTCACCTACGGTACTGCCTTTATACCCATCGTCAATGTGGGTTTGACGGATGTAACGCTTTACCCCCGCACCGTTTTGGGAGAACTGGATGTGGCTCACGTTGTTAGCCTTCCGGTGGGAGTTTCCGAGGTGCCCTCTCAGATTGCGACAGTCTCGTCCCAGACCGTAGCCCCGTCTGTGTCTGCCCAGATCGAGGCTATGGATTTGGCATCCTTGTCCACTGACGAACAAGGGCAGGTGCGGTCACTTCTCCGTAGGTTCACTCATGTATTCTCCGCTCATGACATGGACTTGGGTTGTACTAACCTCATGACCCACGATATTCCCTTGTTAGACACCGCTCCGATTCGTCAGCGTTACAGACGCATACCCCCGTCTGAGTACGAGGTGGTTAAAGATCACATCAACCAATTGTTGGAGGCACAAGTGATCCGTGACAGCAGTAGTCCGTACGCATCCCCCATCGTGCTGGTGAAAAAGAAGGATGGCAGTCTTCGCATGTGCGTAGACTACCGGCAGCTAAATGCGAAAACAAGGAAGGATGCCTTCCCTTTGCCGAGGATCGAGGAATCCCTGGATGCCTTGACTGGGGCCCGCTGGTTCTCGACCTTGGATTTGGCCAGCGGATACAACCAGGTTCCTGTTCGGGAAGAGGATCGGCCCAAGACCGCCTTCTGTACGCCATTTGGGTTGTTTGAATGGAACCGGATGCCCTTTGGGCTCTGTAACGCCCCCAGCACGTTTCAGCGCCTCATGCAGCGCATATTCGGTGACCAGCAGTGTCAGTCACTCCTCTTGTACCTTGACGACATTGTGGTGTTCTCCTCCACCGTAGCGCAGCATGTAGAGCGGCTGGGCGCCGTATTGGGTAGGTTGGAGCATGAGGGCTTGAAGGCGAAACTCCCAAAGTGTGCCTTTTTCCAACAAGAAGTGCGGTACTTGGGCCATGTCATTTCCGCTGAAGGTGTTGCCACTGATCCGGGTAAAATTGAGGCGGTGTCCAAGTGGCAGCAGCCCACCACTGTGTCGGAGCTGCGTTCCTTTTTAGGATTCGCCAGCTATTACCGCCGCTTCGTGGAGGGCTTTGCCAAATTGGCCGCTCCTTTACACCGGTTAGTGGCAGAACACGGGACACCTGGAGCAAAGAAACGGGGTGGTCAGGGGCATCTTGGGCCTTGGTCGGAGGAATGCAAGGGCAGCTTTGAGGCCTTGAAAACGAAGCTCACAACTGCGCCAGTCCTTGCTTATGCGGACTTCTCCCTCCCGTTCATTCTTGAGGTTGATGCGAGCTATGGGGGGCTGGGAGCCGTGCTATCGCAGGAACAAAATGGCAAGGTCAGGCCGATAGCCTATGCCAGTCGTGGGCTGCGACCTACCGAGCGTAATATGCAAAATTACAGCTCGATGAAACTTGAGTTTTTGGCCCTTAAATGGGCCATGACGGAAAAGTTTCGCGAGTACCTCCTGGGGCAGCGGTGTCTTGTCTTCACAGATAATAACCCGCTCAGTCACTTGTCGTCCGCTAAGttgggtgcccttgagcaacgttGGGCATCCCAGCTAGCCTCTTTTGATTTTGACATCAAGTATCGGTCAGGCAAAAGCAATGGAAACGCTGACTCGTTGTCCCGCCAGCATCCTTCTGGTCCAGTGGAGACACTGGCCCCTGGTACTGCCCTTCCAAGGCCACTCCAGGAAGTGTTGCAGCCTGCACCGGCTGAAGTAATTCAAGCTGCCATGACTGTTTTGCCCGGTCACTCTTCCACTGAGATTGCGGAGCTCCAACAGGCTGACCCCACGATTCGGGGGGCGATGGCGTTTTGGAGGAGGAAGCGGCGGCCTAATTTTGATGAGCGCCAGGTTACTC
This window of the Engraulis encrasicolus isolate BLACKSEA-1 chromosome 7, IST_EnEncr_1.0, whole genome shotgun sequence genome carries:
- the LOC134452902 gene encoding uncharacterized protein LOC134452902 isoform X2, encoding MFRGKTGIDLNEWIDEAQACMSVRRLARADQAFFLYDHLEGEAREELKYRPTDRADPDRIIAVLKEVYGCSDSYVALQEAFFSRKQQEGETLQEFSLALMSLMSKVKERAPSNMTNTETLLRDQFVEYVLDGALRRELKQKVRREPASTLLEVRTEAIRWEREGLPGGARGRSLSVPSAFGIQYGVHGNPPRGPDRSQSTEVSELKELLKVQQEQLKCQQQQLQQLNEGLTLLQNSMPRSRSPRDGPLICRRCQQHGHFARDCTVPLPFSRFQPSGPTPPPAARNSSSTPHSGN
- the LOC134452902 gene encoding uncharacterized protein LOC134452902 isoform X1 codes for the protein MEAELQELRNQLEQLRADNERLRQERIPASAGTVTQEAVTPSPSATGSASTSERLVFVPRDKKCPMFRGKTGIDLNEWIDEAQACMSVRRLARADQAFFLYDHLEGEAREELKYRPTDRADPDRIIAVLKEVYGCSDSYVALQEAFFSRKQQEGETLQEFSLALMSLMSKVKERAPSNMTNTETLLRDQFVEYVLDGALRRELKQKVRREPASTLLEVRTEAIRWEREGLPGGARGRSLSVPSAFGIQYGVHGNPPRGPDRSQSTEVSELKELLKVQQEQLKCQQQQLQQLNEGLTLLQNSMPRSRSPRDGPLICRRCQQHGHFARDCTVPLPFSRFQPSGPTPPPAARNSSSTPHSGN